The Nitrospira sp. genome contains a region encoding:
- the larE gene encoding ATP-dependent sacrificial sulfur transferase LarE — MPSAVLQRKLDRLRTLLTEMGSVVVAYSGGIDSTFVLKVAHEQLHEKAVGITAVSPTFPSIELETAERVAQEIGARYETVQTDQLAIDDFVKNDANRCFHCKTDLYQLLGSLRESKAAAYVVDGTNLDDLGDDRPGINAARQWGVRSPLVEAELSKPDIRILAKELGLSNWDKPAAACLSSRIPRGIVITSEHLNRVERAEAVLQHEGFRHVRVRNHGEIARIEVAKDELPRFMEAARCARISARLKELGFKFVTVDLEGYRAGGVTLS, encoded by the coding sequence ATGCCATCGGCTGTTCTCCAGCGCAAACTTGATCGGCTCCGAACCCTCCTGACAGAGATGGGCTCGGTGGTGGTCGCGTATTCCGGTGGAATCGACAGCACCTTCGTCCTGAAGGTCGCTCACGAGCAGCTCCATGAGAAGGCAGTCGGTATCACGGCCGTCTCTCCGACGTTCCCGTCGATCGAGTTGGAAACTGCCGAGCGGGTCGCCCAGGAAATCGGTGCCCGTTATGAAACGGTCCAAACCGATCAGCTGGCCATCGACGACTTCGTCAAGAATGACGCGAATCGCTGTTTTCACTGTAAGACGGATCTGTACCAACTTCTGGGAAGTCTGCGAGAGTCCAAGGCAGCCGCGTATGTCGTGGACGGAACCAACCTTGATGATCTCGGTGACGACCGTCCCGGCATCAACGCCGCCCGGCAATGGGGAGTCCGAAGCCCGCTCGTCGAGGCTGAACTGTCGAAGCCCGACATCCGCATCCTGGCCAAGGAACTTGGGCTTTCAAATTGGGATAAACCCGCCGCAGCCTGTCTTTCGTCGAGAATCCCGCGAGGGATCGTGATTACCAGCGAACACTTGAACCGAGTCGAAAGAGCCGAAGCTGTGCTCCAACACGAGGGATTCCGTCATGTTCGAGTCCGAAACCACGGTGAAATCGCCAGAATTGAAGTAGCGAAAGACGAACTGCCGCGGTTCATGGAAGCAGCCCGATGCGCCAGAATCAGCGCACGATTGAAGGAATTGGGGTTTAAATTCGTGACCGTCGATTTGGAAGGGTATCGGGCGGGTGGAGTCACGCTGAGCTGA
- a CDS encoding aminotransferase class IV, protein MNNKFVRDEEAVISVFDHGFLYGDGVYETLRSYGPRIFMREQHLSRLFRSAEAIGLTIPIPLKEWADILHEAMARNEVGTDQRDAYLRITVSRGAGDIGLDPSLCPSPTVVVMAKPLVPPAAHLYGAGVNVIIASTKRNLPSALSPQIKAINFLNNILAKREAIAAGAFDSILLNWEEHLTECTISNLFLVMNGILRTPALECGLLDGITRGIVIQLAGELQIPVEEGHYPADQLHRADECFLTNTSMEIMPVTRIAHTPVGGGTPGGMTRKLREQFIAARERFLEPAGST, encoded by the coding sequence TTGAATAACAAGTTTGTGAGAGACGAAGAGGCCGTGATCTCCGTGTTCGACCACGGATTCCTCTATGGAGACGGGGTCTATGAGACGCTTCGTTCGTACGGCCCCCGTATCTTCATGCGAGAGCAACATCTGTCACGGTTGTTCCGGTCCGCTGAGGCAATCGGATTGACGATCCCGATTCCCCTGAAGGAGTGGGCCGATATTCTGCATGAAGCGATGGCACGCAACGAAGTCGGGACTGACCAGCGCGATGCCTACCTAAGGATCACGGTTTCGAGAGGAGCGGGAGACATTGGGTTAGACCCGTCTCTGTGCCCATCACCGACCGTTGTCGTGATGGCCAAGCCACTTGTGCCTCCGGCGGCCCATCTTTATGGAGCGGGTGTCAACGTCATCATCGCTTCCACGAAGCGGAACCTGCCGAGTGCATTGTCGCCGCAGATCAAGGCCATCAATTTCTTGAACAATATCCTGGCAAAACGCGAAGCCATTGCCGCCGGCGCATTCGATAGTATTTTGCTTAATTGGGAGGAGCATCTGACCGAGTGCACGATCAGCAATCTGTTCTTAGTGATGAACGGCATATTGCGAACACCCGCGTTGGAGTGCGGCCTGCTTGACGGCATCACCAGAGGGATCGTGATTCAGCTGGCCGGGGAACTCCAAATCCCCGTCGAAGAAGGACACTATCCTGCCGATCAGTTGCACCGGGCCGACGAGTGTTTTTTGACGAACACCAGCATGGAAATTATGCCGGTGACCCGGATAGCTCACACACCGGTTGGAGGAGGAACACCGGGTGGGATGACCCGAAAACTCAGAGAGCAATTCATTGCCGCACGAGAGCGTTTTTTGGAACCAGCCGGTTCGACATGA
- a CDS encoding anthranilate synthase component I family protein, with product MRRTAPSSISFLQGPPSPLIVTRPSPSASPFELYAKTASTRHPSFLFESGNGSGVMGRYSYFASDPYLRLSGTAEQFVERSTQGHMKTGLGAFERLAHLIRSQQIVRPPEGPPFFGGAVGYLSYDLARQFEKLPSLAFDDFACPDLEFAFFDLVAAVDHELGHLVLMFCPPLERFLGEPREKLLREGKDRLAAFEAQLTGPNRVEAHDGDLGNLTFTPEQHQSAYMRSVRRCQEYIAAGDIYQANLSHRFNVSCEALSQGDIKADLSAYSRLRTLNPSPFSGLLRFDAVRLISSSPERLVRLDGRRADTRPIAGTRPRGRDVTDDHRLVDELRANEKERAEHVMLVDLERNDLGRVCRFGSVHVDELMTLEQYSHVNHLVSHVEGALKDHATGFDLLKSMFPGGTITGVPKIRCMEIIEELEPVRRGPYTGSMGYLSWSGDLDFNILIRTLVMQQGKGYLQVGAGIVADSDPTHEYEETIHKAQAFFSAFS from the coding sequence ATGCGGCGGACCGCCCCATCGTCGATCTCATTTTTGCAAGGACCTCCGTCGCCTCTCATCGTGACGCGCCCCAGCCCTTCGGCCAGCCCCTTCGAGCTGTACGCCAAAACCGCCTCGACTCGGCACCCGTCATTTCTGTTTGAGAGCGGCAACGGCAGCGGGGTCATGGGGCGATATTCCTACTTCGCCAGCGATCCCTATCTCAGGTTGTCCGGAACAGCTGAACAGTTCGTGGAACGCTCAACCCAGGGCCACATGAAAACGGGACTGGGCGCGTTTGAACGTCTGGCTCATCTTATACGGAGTCAGCAGATCGTTCGCCCTCCTGAAGGTCCGCCGTTCTTCGGCGGAGCGGTCGGTTACTTGAGCTATGATCTTGCCCGCCAGTTCGAGAAGTTGCCCTCGTTGGCCTTCGATGACTTTGCCTGTCCGGACCTGGAATTCGCGTTTTTCGATCTGGTCGCAGCCGTGGACCATGAACTCGGCCATCTGGTGCTGATGTTCTGCCCGCCGCTGGAACGGTTTTTGGGCGAGCCTCGGGAAAAGCTTCTTCGTGAAGGGAAGGATCGCCTCGCCGCTTTCGAAGCCCAGTTAACCGGACCCAACCGTGTCGAGGCGCATGATGGCGACCTCGGCAACCTCACGTTCACACCTGAGCAGCATCAGTCGGCTTATATGAGGAGTGTCCGCCGCTGCCAGGAGTACATCGCAGCCGGGGACATATACCAGGCCAACCTCTCACACCGTTTCAACGTGAGCTGTGAAGCGCTTTCTCAGGGAGACATAAAAGCCGATTTGTCGGCGTACAGCCGTCTGCGGACTTTGAACCCTTCTCCCTTCTCAGGGTTGCTCCGGTTCGATGCGGTTCGCCTCATCAGTTCCTCCCCCGAGCGGCTTGTGCGCCTCGACGGTCGTCGAGCCGACACCAGGCCGATCGCAGGGACCAGACCACGCGGGAGAGACGTCACCGACGATCACCGATTGGTTGACGAGCTGCGAGCCAATGAAAAGGAACGCGCAGAACATGTCATGCTGGTAGATCTTGAGCGAAATGACCTCGGCCGGGTCTGCCGTTTTGGAAGCGTGCACGTGGACGAACTGATGACGTTGGAGCAGTATTCACATGTCAACCACCTAGTCTCACATGTAGAGGGTGCCTTGAAGGATCACGCGACGGGTTTCGACCTGCTGAAATCCATGTTCCCGGGAGGAACGATTACCGGCGTTCCCAAGATTCGCTGCATGGAGATCATCGAGGAGTTGGAACCGGTCCGCCGCGGTCCGTACACCGGATCGATGGGATACCTCAGCTGGAGCGGTGATCTTGATTTCAATATCCTCATTCGCACGCTCGTCATGCAGCAGGGGAAAGGCTATCTGCAGGTGGGAGCGGGGATTGTGGCTGATTCCGACCCGACCCATGAGTACGAGGAGACCATCCATAAAGCTCAAGCCTTTTTCAGCGCGTTTTCATAA
- a CDS encoding lytic transglycosylase domain-containing protein: MMATPSVHSEIYQYIDAKGTISLTNVPSDARYRRVDLQPNRLHPIISEQQLEPMISRFSQQHQLHPALIRAVIKAESDFDPQAVSRAGAIGLMQLMPQTALRLDVRDLYDPEDNIGGGTKYLRQLLDRFRGNLPLALAAYNAGEHVVDRYRTLPPIDETRQYVRKVLRYYRTFLARDLASAGHVIPSSGYAVPLSAPVSSTPPDQ, from the coding sequence ATGATGGCGACCCCCAGTGTCCACTCTGAAATTTACCAATATATCGATGCCAAGGGGACCATATCTCTCACCAATGTTCCATCGGATGCTCGGTACCGCCGGGTCGACCTCCAACCGAATCGGCTGCACCCCATCATCTCGGAACAACAGTTGGAACCGATGATCAGCCGATTCTCACAGCAACATCAGCTGCACCCAGCCTTGATCCGTGCCGTCATCAAGGCCGAATCGGATTTTGATCCCCAGGCGGTATCCCGGGCAGGCGCCATCGGATTGATGCAATTGATGCCGCAGACTGCGTTGAGGTTGGATGTGCGGGATCTCTACGATCCGGAAGATAATATCGGTGGAGGAACCAAGTATTTGCGACAACTGCTTGATCGATTCCGCGGAAATCTCCCACTGGCACTTGCCGCGTATAATGCGGGGGAACATGTGGTAGACCGTTACCGAACGCTTCCGCCGATCGACGAAACCCGTCAATATGTCCGCAAGGTGTTGCGGTACTACCGAACCTTTCTTGCACGTGACCTTGCTTCAGCCGGACACGTCATCCCCTCTTCGGGATACGCAGTGCCACTATCTGCCCCTGTTTCCTCGACTCCGCCTGATCAGTAG
- the atpE gene encoding ATP synthase F0 subunit C, with translation MDSAAAGLIGMGCAAAGFAGAGVGIGYIFGKMIEVVARQPEAEARVTKYMWIGFALVEAIALYGLVIAFIIMGFRK, from the coding sequence ATGGATTCAGCAGCAGCAGGGTTGATCGGTATGGGATGTGCGGCGGCAGGGTTTGCCGGGGCCGGTGTGGGGATCGGCTACATTTTCGGGAAGATGATCGAAGTGGTGGCCCGTCAGCCTGAAGCAGAGGCTCGCGTCACGAAGTATATGTGGATCGGCTTCGCGTTGGTGGAAGCCATTGCCTTGTACGGCTTGGTCATTGCCTTCATCATCATGGGCTTCCGCAAATAA
- the atpF gene encoding F0F1 ATP synthase subunit B produces the protein MPQFESHFFSSLIFWEIVSFAILFFVLYKYAFPGILSVLEEREKKIKDSLDQAELHRTEAERRLKEYEAKLSAAGKEAEAILATAKERAQRLLDENEQRLTAEAERIKGEATREIEQERRKALQDIRTQTTELALMVAEKVVQRSLTEADQKKFADEALDALSKSYGR, from the coding sequence ATGCCTCAGTTTGAATCGCATTTTTTCTCTTCCCTGATCTTCTGGGAAATCGTGTCGTTCGCGATTTTGTTTTTTGTGCTCTACAAGTATGCCTTTCCGGGCATCCTGAGCGTTCTTGAAGAGCGCGAAAAGAAAATCAAGGACAGCTTGGATCAAGCCGAGCTTCATCGAACAGAAGCCGAGCGCCGGTTGAAGGAATATGAAGCCAAACTCAGCGCGGCGGGGAAAGAGGCGGAAGCCATCCTTGCCACCGCGAAGGAACGAGCCCAACGGCTTCTCGATGAAAACGAGCAACGGCTGACGGCAGAGGCGGAACGAATCAAAGGGGAAGCCACGCGTGAGATCGAGCAGGAACGGCGCAAGGCGCTTCAAGACATTCGGACCCAAACGACCGAGCTTGCATTGATGGTAGCCGAGAAAGTGGTGCAGCGGAGCTTGACTGAGGCCGATCAGAAAAAGTTCGCAGACGAAGCGCTTGACGCGCTTTCCAAATCCTATGGGCGATAA
- the nadB gene encoding L-aspartate oxidase, with protein MPPNTREADFLVIGSGVAGLRAALELCRVGRVIMLTKGHPLQSNSIFAQGGVAVALSEEDDVAIHLTDTVKAGHGLCRREAVRVLVEEGPDRIQELIRWGAKFDKTGGKFAFAREAAHSRSRILRARGDATGNEMVRVLMAQAARHRRIVRLDYHFTVDLVVEGGRCCGALVLDENSGQQFTIPAKAVVLSTGGAGQIFARTTNPPNATGDGMAMAFRAGAELQDMEFVQFHPTSLYLPSSPPFLLSEAMRGEGGQLRNNKGELFMQRYHPLGVLAPRDIVARAIWAEMAATRARHVYLDVTHLGADFVKRRFPTIYATCLRHDIDITEEWIPVSPSAHYMMGGVATDINGATTLPGLFAAGEVACSGVHGANRLASNSLLEGLVFGMRAGVAAVAWAARCSMPTMTAHPERLNRGHVDRLEDAEKVRSSLRRTMWGQVGLVRSRESLIRATAQLARWERMVSRTFATRADLEVKNMVQVAHCVVEAALWRENSVGAHYRSDFPGARRPGWKLHSRLRVIECATDQAESRKQGQIVALRIPKRG; from the coding sequence ATGCCTCCGAACACCCGAGAAGCGGATTTTCTCGTGATCGGCAGTGGAGTCGCCGGGCTCCGCGCCGCATTGGAGCTCTGCCGCGTGGGTCGGGTGATCATGCTCACCAAAGGCCATCCTCTACAAAGCAATTCGATCTTTGCGCAGGGCGGTGTCGCCGTCGCGCTGAGTGAAGAAGACGATGTGGCCATCCATTTGACGGATACGGTGAAAGCGGGACATGGGTTGTGCCGTCGTGAAGCGGTGCGCGTTCTGGTCGAGGAGGGACCGGATCGGATTCAAGAGCTTATCCGGTGGGGAGCGAAGTTCGACAAGACCGGAGGGAAATTTGCCTTTGCTCGAGAAGCCGCTCACAGCCGCAGCCGAATCCTAAGGGCTCGAGGCGATGCCACGGGAAACGAGATGGTCCGTGTCTTGATGGCGCAGGCCGCCAGACACAGGCGAATTGTCCGATTGGACTACCACTTCACCGTCGATCTTGTGGTCGAGGGAGGCCGCTGCTGTGGAGCGCTCGTGCTCGATGAGAATTCAGGGCAGCAATTCACGATTCCCGCAAAAGCGGTCGTCCTGTCGACCGGTGGAGCCGGGCAAATTTTTGCTCGGACTACGAATCCGCCCAATGCGACCGGCGACGGGATGGCCATGGCATTTCGTGCGGGAGCGGAACTACAGGATATGGAATTCGTCCAGTTTCACCCAACGTCGTTGTATCTGCCGTCGAGCCCGCCGTTCTTGTTGTCTGAGGCCATGCGGGGAGAGGGTGGCCAGTTGCGCAATAATAAGGGGGAGCTGTTCATGCAACGGTATCATCCGCTTGGTGTCTTGGCTCCGAGGGATATCGTGGCGCGGGCCATTTGGGCGGAGATGGCGGCGACGCGGGCGCGACATGTCTACCTCGATGTGACTCATCTAGGCGCAGATTTCGTGAAACGGCGTTTCCCGACGATCTATGCGACCTGTCTTCGGCATGATATCGACATCACGGAAGAATGGATCCCGGTTTCTCCAAGCGCCCATTACATGATGGGTGGGGTGGCGACCGACATCAATGGGGCCACGACGCTGCCGGGACTGTTCGCGGCCGGCGAGGTGGCATGCAGTGGTGTGCATGGCGCCAACCGGCTGGCCAGCAATTCTCTATTGGAGGGGCTCGTGTTTGGGATGCGGGCCGGTGTTGCCGCTGTCGCGTGGGCGGCTCGCTGTTCGATGCCGACTATGACGGCTCACCCCGAGCGCTTGAATCGCGGCCACGTTGACCGATTGGAGGACGCGGAAAAAGTCCGAAGTTCGTTGCGCCGAACGATGTGGGGGCAGGTGGGGCTGGTCCGTTCTCGGGAGTCGTTGATCCGGGCCACGGCTCAGCTTGCCCGATGGGAACGCATGGTGTCCCGAACCTTTGCGACGCGGGCCGACTTGGAGGTCAAGAACATGGTGCAGGTGGCGCACTGTGTAGTGGAAGCGGCATTATGGCGAGAGAACAGCGTCGGCGCCCATTATCGCTCCGATTTTCCTGGAGCTCGCCGCCCGGGGTGGAAGCTGCATAGCCGATTGCGTGTGATCGAATGCGCTACTGATCAGGCGGAGTCGAGGAAACAGGGGCAGATAGTGGCACTGCGTATCCCGAAGAGGGGATGA
- a CDS encoding AtpZ/AtpI family protein has translation MAPSQDPLYAGLGQAVRIATDLLAALIVGGALGWVCDTYLFNSTPWGMIGGLVLGLGTGMRNAYRSAQRWKT, from the coding sequence ATGGCCCCTTCACAAGATCCCCTTTACGCGGGGCTCGGCCAAGCGGTCCGGATCGCAACTGATCTGCTCGCTGCGCTCATTGTCGGGGGTGCGTTGGGGTGGGTCTGCGACACATACCTCTTCAATTCTACCCCTTGGGGGATGATCGGAGGTCTGGTGTTAGGCCTTGGGACAGGGATGAGGAATGCATATCGATCGGCCCAGCGGTGGAAGACATAG
- a CDS encoding F0F1 ATP synthase subunit A: MEESPLHQFELQNWIPISLGGLDISINKAVVFMWIVVAVAAVLMVMAGSARKLVPGKLQSLAEMMADFIRSMIMDTMGKDGMRFFPLIATLFIFILFSNLIGLIPGSYTVTSQVVVTAVFSCVVYGLSLAIGFYLHGAKFLGILVPPGTPGWLVPLMIPIEIISQLARPVSLAVRLFANMTAGHVMLAVLFGLTIGGGLLIGWLPFTFTVAIYVLECGIAFIQAYIFTILTCVYLGDAFHLHGHDEHAH; the protein is encoded by the coding sequence ATGGAAGAAAGCCCGCTCCATCAATTCGAACTTCAGAACTGGATTCCGATTTCGCTAGGCGGATTGGACATTTCCATTAATAAAGCCGTCGTCTTCATGTGGATCGTCGTTGCGGTGGCGGCGGTGCTGATGGTGATGGCAGGATCGGCTCGTAAGCTGGTGCCCGGAAAGCTGCAAAGCCTGGCGGAGATGATGGCGGATTTCATTCGCAGCATGATTATGGATACGATGGGTAAAGACGGGATGCGGTTTTTCCCTCTCATTGCCACACTGTTCATCTTTATTCTTTTCAGTAACCTCATTGGGCTGATCCCCGGCAGTTACACCGTCACGAGTCAGGTCGTCGTAACCGCGGTGTTTTCCTGCGTGGTCTATGGGCTCAGCTTGGCCATCGGATTTTATTTACATGGGGCGAAGTTCCTTGGCATCCTTGTTCCGCCCGGCACGCCGGGATGGCTCGTGCCCTTGATGATCCCGATCGAGATAATCAGTCAATTGGCACGACCTGTGTCACTGGCCGTCCGGCTCTTTGCGAATATGACGGCGGGCCACGTCATGCTTGCGGTTCTGTTTGGCCTGACGATCGGTGGCGGGTTGTTGATCGGATGGTTGCCCTTTACCTTTACGGTGGCGATCTACGTATTGGAATGTGGTATCGCGTTCATTCAAGCCTATATTTTTACGATATTGACCTGTGTCTACTTGGGCGACGCATTTCATTTGCACGGACATGATGAGCACGCGCATTAG